One Chloroflexota bacterium DNA segment encodes these proteins:
- a CDS encoding phosphoribosyltransferase family protein — MRYPYETPVRDAILRLKFRNKRYLAGALARVAAEALSSPPDIDALVPIPLGPARERERGFNQSALIAAQLTEMLAVPVLDQHLIRHRDTVPQTSLVREARWRNVIGAFTCLHNLSGARVLLVDDVAATGATLDAAARALRRRGATWVGAVVAARPPPDRPLAP, encoded by the coding sequence GTGCGCTATCCGTACGAGACGCCCGTGCGCGATGCGATTCTGCGCCTCAAGTTTCGCAACAAGCGATACCTCGCCGGGGCGCTGGCACGGGTCGCGGCGGAGGCGCTGTCCAGCCCGCCGGATATCGATGCGCTCGTTCCGATTCCGCTGGGTCCCGCGCGAGAACGTGAGCGCGGCTTCAACCAAAGCGCGCTCATCGCGGCTCAATTGACCGAAATGCTGGCGGTGCCGGTGCTGGACCAGCATCTAATCCGCCACCGCGATACGGTTCCCCAGACCTCGCTGGTGCGGGAAGCCCGCTGGCGAAACGTGATTGGCGCGTTCACCTGCCTGCACAACCTGAGCGGCGCCCGTGTGCTGCTCGTCGACGATGTGGCGGCAACCGGAGCAACGCTCGATGCCGCGGCCCGAGCGCTGCGACGTCGCGGCGCGACCTGGGTTGGGGCGGTGGTGGCGGCGCGACCGCCGCCGGATCGCCCGCTCGCGCCATGA
- the moaC gene encoding cyclic pyranopterin monophosphate synthase MoaC: protein MGLTHFDGAGAPRMVDVGAKPETDRVAVAAARIEMQPETLAMIRAQLDGRESSLPKGDVVGVARVAGIMAAKRTPDLIPLCHPLPLSGIDLAIDPAEDPPGLAIEATVRTTARTGVEMEALTAVTVAALTVYDMCKAVDRAMTVRDVRLIQKSGGASGDFQAAEQPVRES from the coding sequence ATGGGGCTGACGCACTTCGACGGTGCCGGGGCTCCGCGCATGGTGGATGTCGGCGCAAAACCAGAGACCGACCGCGTGGCGGTGGCGGCGGCGCGAATCGAGATGCAGCCCGAAACGCTGGCCATGATTCGCGCGCAGTTGGACGGCCGCGAGTCGTCGTTGCCAAAGGGCGATGTCGTGGGCGTGGCGCGGGTGGCCGGGATCATGGCGGCCAAGCGCACGCCGGACCTCATTCCGCTGTGCCACCCGCTGCCGCTGAGCGGCATTGACCTGGCCATCGATCCCGCGGAGGACCCGCCGGGGCTGGCCATCGAAGCCACGGTGCGCACCACTGCCCGCACGGGCGTGGAGATGGAGGCCTTGACCGCCGTCACCGTCGCCGCGCTGACGGTCTACGACATGTGCAAAGCCGTCGACCGCGCGATGACCGTGCGCGACGTGCGCCTCATACAAAAGTCCGGTGGCGCGAGCGGCGACTTTCAGGCCGCCGAGCAGCCGGTGAGGGAGAGCTAA
- a CDS encoding acetyl-CoA carboxylase carboxyltransferase subunit beta, with protein MPVRDLLAGRRRGGVPADLWVTCRKCGAMHYRPEFEAGLHVCTRCNYHDRLTVGQRLDLLLDDAEGFRELAADVLTSDPLNFSRPSGRYPDRVAKAQASTGRSEAVVCGVGHIQGHEVAVGVMEFGFIAGSMGGAAGERIARLFELAQERRIPLVMVTSSGGARQDEGVFALMQMAKTTAAAARLAAAGVPYIALMADPTLAGVTASFAAVADIIIGEPGATIRFAGSRVVQGTLSRRAQADDHTAEWVLRRGMLDAVVPRRDQRRTIGRLIELLAPAQASLPAEVVDAARTRLG; from the coding sequence ATGCCTGTGCGTGACCTCCTTGCCGGCCGTCGGCGCGGTGGCGTCCCAGCCGATCTCTGGGTCACGTGCCGCAAGTGCGGCGCCATGCATTACCGTCCGGAGTTCGAGGCGGGGCTGCACGTGTGCACCCGCTGCAACTACCACGACCGCCTGACGGTCGGCCAGAGGCTTGATCTCCTCTTGGACGACGCCGAGGGCTTCCGGGAATTGGCGGCGGATGTGCTGACGTCCGATCCGCTCAACTTCTCCAGGCCAAGCGGGCGCTACCCAGACCGCGTGGCCAAAGCCCAGGCTTCCACCGGGCGCTCCGAGGCCGTCGTGTGCGGCGTGGGGCACATCCAGGGCCACGAGGTGGCGGTGGGAGTCATGGAATTCGGCTTCATCGCCGGCAGCATGGGCGGGGCCGCCGGTGAGCGCATCGCCCGGCTCTTCGAGCTTGCTCAGGAACGGCGCATTCCGCTGGTGATGGTGACCTCGTCCGGCGGCGCCCGGCAGGACGAAGGTGTCTTTGCCTTGATGCAGATGGCAAAGACAACCGCCGCCGCCGCGCGTCTTGCCGCTGCCGGGGTGCCCTATATCGCACTCATGGCAGATCCCACCCTGGCCGGCGTGACGGCCAGCTTCGCGGCAGTTGCCGACATCATCATTGGCGAGCCGGGCGCCACGATTCGCTTCGCGGGCTCGCGCGTCGTGCAAGGGACGCTGAGCCGCCGGGCGCAGGCCGACGACCACACCGCCGAGTGGGTGCTTCGGCGTGGCATGCTCGACGCGGTCGTTCCTCGGCGCGACCAGCGCCGCACGATCGGCCGACTCATCGAGCTGTTGGCGCCCGCCCAGGCGTCTCTGCCCGCCGAGGTTGTTGACGCGGCCCGCACGCGGCTGGGCTAG
- a CDS encoding acetyl-CoA carboxylase carboxyltransferase subunit alpha, which translates to MLDFERDLDELRSRIAELEAESDVDSASDVLRQLELMQLELEARTADVFSRLTPWQRVQLARHRDRPHTLDFIERMIDGFVELHGDRRHGDDMAVVGGVGSLHERRVVVVGHQKGRDTRQNVERNFGMAHPEGYRKAIRLFKLAARFGLPVITLLDTPGAGPALEDEERGQSWAIAESMAVMARLETPIIVAVIGEGGSGGALAMGVGDRILMLEHAIYSVASPEAAAAIIWRDSKFAERAAEALGLTSDVLYAADLIDRIVPEPPGGAHRDYDATAENLKAVLVDALDELQAIAPADLVAERYAKFRAMSAHVESTPDDAVVDGAGVVPENRHGL; encoded by the coding sequence ATGCTGGACTTCGAGCGCGACCTCGACGAGTTGCGGAGCCGCATCGCGGAGCTTGAAGCGGAGAGCGATGTGGATTCCGCGTCGGACGTGCTGCGGCAGCTTGAGCTGATGCAGCTCGAGCTTGAGGCGCGTACCGCCGACGTGTTTTCTCGACTGACGCCCTGGCAGCGGGTACAGCTGGCCCGCCATCGCGATCGGCCCCACACGCTTGACTTCATCGAGCGCATGATCGACGGCTTCGTCGAGTTGCACGGCGATCGGCGCCACGGCGACGACATGGCCGTCGTTGGCGGCGTGGGTTCGCTGCACGAGCGGCGGGTCGTGGTGGTCGGTCATCAGAAGGGTCGTGACACTCGCCAGAATGTCGAGCGAAACTTTGGCATGGCCCACCCCGAGGGCTATCGCAAGGCCATCCGGCTATTCAAGCTGGCCGCGCGGTTTGGTCTCCCGGTCATCACCTTGCTCGACACGCCAGGGGCCGGGCCGGCGTTGGAGGATGAGGAGCGTGGCCAGTCGTGGGCCATCGCCGAGAGCATGGCCGTTATGGCGCGTCTGGAGACGCCCATCATCGTCGCGGTCATTGGCGAAGGCGGCAGCGGCGGCGCCCTGGCGATGGGCGTTGGCGATCGCATCTTGATGCTGGAACACGCCATCTACTCCGTGGCCTCGCCGGAGGCCGCGGCCGCGATCATTTGGCGGGACTCGAAGTTCGCGGAGCGCGCCGCCGAAGCCCTTGGACTGACCTCGGATGTGCTCTACGCGGCGGATCTCATCGACCGCATCGTCCCCGAACCGCCCGGCGGCGCCCACCGCGACTACGACGCCACTGCCGAGAATCTCAAGGCGGTGCTCGTCGACGCGCTGGATGAGCTTCAGGCCATCGCGCCCGCCGACCTGGTCGCTGAGCGGTACGCCAAGTTTCGCGCGATGAGCGCCCACGTGGAGTCGACGCCGGACGATGCGGTGGTCGACGGTGCAGGCGTCGTGCCGGAGAACCGTCACGGCCTATAG